One Micromonospora eburnea genomic region harbors:
- a CDS encoding Lrp/AsnC family transcriptional regulator, whose protein sequence is MEEIDRAIVAALTGDGRLSYTDLAERVGLSVSAVHQRVRRLEQRGVIKGYAARVSFEALDLPLTAFVAIRPFDPSQPDDAPERLAHLPEIDSCYSVAGEDFYLLLVRVASPADLERVLQEIRTAANVTTRTTVVLSTPYENRPPRLSAEPPERGRSRATEPAGSNAG, encoded by the coding sequence GTGGAGGAGATCGACCGGGCCATCGTCGCCGCGCTGACCGGAGACGGTCGGCTGTCGTACACCGACCTCGCCGAGCGGGTGGGGTTGTCGGTGTCCGCCGTGCACCAGCGGGTCCGCCGGCTGGAGCAGCGCGGCGTCATCAAGGGGTACGCCGCGCGCGTGTCGTTCGAGGCGCTGGATCTGCCGTTGACCGCGTTCGTGGCGATCCGGCCGTTCGATCCGTCGCAGCCGGACGACGCGCCGGAGCGGCTGGCCCACCTGCCCGAGATCGACTCGTGCTACTCGGTGGCGGGGGAGGACTTCTATCTGCTGCTGGTGCGGGTGGCCAGCCCGGCGGACCTGGAACGGGTGCTCCAGGAGATCCGGACGGCCGCCAACGTCACCACCCGAACGACCGTGGTGCTCTCCACACCGTACGAGAACCGGCCACCGCGGCTCAGTGCCGAGCCGCCTGAGCGGGGTCGATCCCGGGCGACGGAGCCGGCTGGTTCCAACGCAGGATGA
- a CDS encoding histidine phosphatase family protein: protein MSEILLIRHGETAWSASHRHTSYTDLELTPDGERQARALGVLLAGRRFVRVLSSPRQRATCTAHLAGLDADTTDPDLAEWNYGDYEGRTTADIHKESPHWNIWTDGAPGGESPAQVGERADRVLAAAAPLLARGSVALVGHAHSLRVIGARWIGLPPSAGGLLRLDTATVSVLGHEHGRPVILRWNQPAPSPGIDPAQAARH, encoded by the coding sequence GTGAGCGAGATCCTGCTGATCAGGCACGGCGAGACCGCGTGGAGCGCCAGCCACCGGCACACCTCGTACACGGATCTGGAGCTGACCCCCGACGGGGAGCGGCAGGCCCGCGCGCTCGGCGTGCTGCTCGCCGGCCGCCGCTTCGTCCGTGTCCTGTCCAGCCCCCGGCAGCGGGCGACGTGCACCGCCCACCTGGCCGGGCTCGATGCCGACACCACCGACCCCGACCTGGCCGAGTGGAACTACGGCGACTACGAGGGCCGGACCACGGCGGACATCCACAAGGAGAGTCCACACTGGAACATCTGGACCGACGGCGCGCCCGGCGGGGAGTCGCCGGCGCAGGTCGGCGAGCGCGCCGACCGGGTGCTCGCCGCAGCCGCACCCCTGCTCGCCCGGGGCAGCGTCGCCCTGGTCGGCCACGCACACAGCCTGCGGGTGATCGGCGCTCGCTGGATCGGCCTGCCCCCGTCCGCCGGCGGGCTGCTACGGCTGGACACCGCCACCGTCAGCGTGCTCGGTCACGAGCACGGACGGCCGGTCATCCTGCGTTGGAACCAGCCGGCTCCGTCGCCCGGGATCGACCCCGCTCAGGCGGCTCGGCACTGA